The Eremothecium gossypii ATCC 10895 chromosome IV, complete sequence genome contains a region encoding:
- a CDS encoding ADL398Cp (Non-syntenic homolog of Saccharomyces cerevisiae YKL096W (CWP1)), with amino-acid sequence MKFISSMLLGAAALANVALADSEEFNFLGLRSGSKFHFSSVHADNGALKLGGKGEALSAVITDNGKLRLSDGKYAVVTASGPIIEGSEQDASTGFSVAEGYLKYAGNSAFVPISVGDSYELSVRPMDPSDIAISIRAQSKTNVGAAIPDFLANL; translated from the coding sequence ATGAAGTTTATTTCCAGCATGCTCCTAGGCGCCGCCGCTCTTGCGAATGTCGCTCTTGCTGACTCTGAAGAGTTTAACTTTCTAGGCTTGAGATCTGGATCCAAGTTCCACTTCTCCTCCGTTCACGCCGACAACGGTGCTTTGAAGCTTGGCGGCAAGGGTGAGGCTTTGTCTGCTGTGATCACGGACAATGGAAAGTTGAGACTCTCGGACGGTAAGTACGCTGTTGTGACGGCTAGTGGCCCAATTATTGAGGGGTCCGAGCAGGATGCCTCGACCGGGTTCTCTGTTGCAGAGGGCTACTTGAAGTACGCTGGTAACTCTGCATTTGTACCTATTTCTGTCGGCGATAGCTACGAACTCTCTGTCCGTCCAATGGACCCTTCGGATATCGCGATCAGCATCCGCGCCCAGTCCAAGACAAACGTTGGCGCGGCGATTCCAGACTTTCTAGCAAACCTTTAA
- a CDS encoding ADL397C-Bp (NOHBY454; No homolog in Saccharomyces cerevisiae; Syntenic homolog of Kluyveromyces lactis KLLA0F21164g; Similar to ADL397C-A), producing MSSAYWHSIATMKSIFSLVTCFLALVTSAFAQASQEEQQAAVQLRKLIKDESSFQLTTINQNGTPYGIRMYYISPDRCEGVEHDGQPIFLMVDTTLQQVNAKNNNNVSFSVASISIEDPMKAPRANFAGELEVLQPIPALQKCFADVHPDAKPWIPSGPSPVKFYRFKIKSIYYVAAKAGYNGYIDPALYANAN from the coding sequence ATGAGTTCTGCCTATTGGCACTCAATAGCAACAATGAAGTCGATTTTTTCATTAGTTACATGTTTTTTGGCACTAGTTACTTCGGCTTTCGCGCAAGCGTCGCAGGAGGAACAACAAGCAGCAGTGCAACTCAGGAAATTAATTAAAGACGAAAGTTCTTTCCAGTTGACAACAATCAATCAAAACGGTACTCCATATGGTATTAGAATGTACTATATTTCTCCCGACAGATGTGAGGGAGTAGAGCATGACGGCCAGCCCATTTTTTTGATGGTCGACACGACACTACAACAAGTAAACGCTAAAAACAATAACAACGTGTCTTTCTCAGTTGCGTCTATATCGATTGAAGACCCCATGAAAGCACCTCGTGCAAACTTCGCGGGTGAGCTCGAAGTACTCCAGCCCATTCCAGCCTTGCAGAAGTGCTTTGCAGACGTGCATCCTGATGCTAAACCTTGGATACCTAGCGGCCCTAGCCCCGTAAAGTTCTACCGCTTTAAAATCAAGTCAATATATTATGTCGCTGCGAAAGCTGGGTATAATGGATACATTGATCCAGCGCTATATGCCAATGCTAACTAA
- a CDS encoding ADL397C-Ap (NOHBY453; No homolog in Saccharomyces cerevisiae; Syntenic homolog of Kluyveromyces lactis KLLA0F21164g; Similar to ADL397C-B): MPCYTTLVIYIIAHSWVSIQLCFSIKERYNTTMTNFLYLVTAFISFASVALTAQSEKEAAAELRSLMSKEKTSFLNTITATDGRPFSLVHYHVSTDRCEGMEKTGEPILIVVDKSPQSHSIRNNGPASFSINDNSIQYKMNGVRSTFYGSFEEQQPTDELKKCFLSVHPDSQALIPGFNPKLPTRFYKLKISGIFNVPGAATNGYHGAVSPSLYAAAVPA; this comes from the coding sequence ATGCCATGCTACACCACTCTTGTTATATATATTATCGCTCATTCATGGGTATCCATCCAGCTATGTTTCTCAATCAAAGAAAGATACAACACTACTATGACAAACTTTCTATACCTCGTAACTGCATTCATTTCGTTCGCTTCGGTTGCGTTGACTGCACAGAGTGAGAAAGAGGCAGCAGCAGAATTAAGATCTTTAATGTCCAAAGAGAAGACTTCTTTTCTGAACACAATCACCGCCACTGATGGTAGGCCTTTCAGCCTTGTGCACTACCATGTATCTACTGACAGGTGTGAAGGAATGGAGAAAACGGGTGAGCCTATTTTGATTGTAGTAGACAAGTCACCCCAAAGTCATTCCATTAGAAACAACGGGCCGGCATCCTTTTCCATAAATGATAACTCAATTCAGTACAAGATGAACGGTGTGCGCAGTACGTTCTATGGGTCTTTTGAAGAGCAGCAACCAACCGATGAGCTAAAAAAATGCTTCCTAAGTGTTCATCCAGATTCACAGGCGTTGATCCCCGGTTTTAACCCCAAGTTACCTACTCGCTTCTATAAGCTTAAAATATCAGGTATTTTCAATGTTCCGGGCGCAGCAACCAATGGATACCACGGTGCAGTCTCACCAAGCCTCTACGCTGCGGCAGTGCCGGCTTAA
- a CDS encoding Hsp20/alpha crystallin family protein (Non-syntenic homolog of Saccharomyces cerevisiae YBR072W (HSP26)) yields the protein MSFNSPFFDFFDAINNEVANYNRLLGRGHSSSAVTKHGKKDTTDWLTNARIIPPVDVLEQEKDYEVHVSVPGIVDQDKISIEFHSDRGELVISGEVPTKETEENKDGWRVRERATGSFRRVVGLPDKPGVDAEHITANYEHGVLTLRVPKLEPRENQAVRKIQVGRGSAK from the coding sequence ATGTCTTTTAACTCGCCATTTTTTGACTTCTTCGACGCCATCAACAACGAGGTCGCCAACTACAACAGGCTACTTGGTCGCGGGCACAGCTCCTCTGCGGTGACCAAGCACGGCAAGAAGGACACCACGGACTGGCTCACGAATGCCAGGATCATTCCGCCCGTGGATGTCTTGGAACAGGAAAAGGACTACGAGGTGCACGTCAGTGTGCCGGGCATCGTGGACCAGGACAAGATCAGCATCGAGTTTCACAGCGACCGCGGAGAGCTAGTTATATCGGGCGAGGTGCCGACAAAGGAGACCGAGGAGAACAAGGACGGCTGGCGCGTGCGTGAGCGTGCCACTGGCAGCTTCCGACGTGTGGTCGGCTTGCCGGACAAGCCTGGCGTGGACGCAGAGCACATCACTGCGAACTACGAGCATGGGGTGCTCACGTTGCGCGTGCCAAAGCTGGAGCCTCGCGAGAACCAGGCAGTCCGCAAGATCCAGGTCGGGCGTGGCAGCGCCAAGTAA
- a CDS encoding ADL396Wp (Syntenic homolog of Saccharomyces cerevisiae YNL246W (VPS75); 1-intron), translating to MRARALEALAECEREREREERALEVERQRRLGPVYARRSKAIEGIAGFWGIVLTQHGEFANYVRAADWRYVEAIRRVEVEWAGAGAWDFAITVEFGEVEGRLRAQSVRKQFTVGEDGEVRSAAVEMEWPKRYDGTFFAWFRWTGERPGEEFANGDELARLFSEELFPYCVRYYAEAQRDVEEEEEEEEEEEDMY from the exons ATGCG ggcgcgcgcgctggaggcgcttgcggagtgcgagcgggagcgggagcgggaggagcgggcgctggaggtggagcggcagcggcggctgggGCCGGTGTACGCGCGGCGCAGCAAGGCGATCGAGGGGATCGCGGGGTTCTGGGGGATCGTGCTGACGCAGCACGGGGAGTTCGCGAACTACGTGCGGGCGGCGGACTGGCGGTACGTGGAGGCGATCCGGCGGGTGGAGGTGGAGTGGGCGGGGGCCGGGGCGTGGGACTTTGCGATCACGGTGGAGTTCGGGGAGGTGGAGGGCAGGCTGCGGGCGCAGAGCGTGAGGAAGCAGTTCACGGTGGGGGAGGACGGGGAAGTGCggagcgcggcggtggAGATGGAGTGGCCGAAGCGCTACGACGGGACGTTCTTTGCGTGGTTCCGGTGGACAGGCGAGCGGCCGGGCGAGGAGTTTGCCAACGGCGACGAGCTGGCCAGGCTGTTCAGCGAGGAGCTGTTCCCGTACTGTGTGAGGTACTATGCGGAGGCGCAGAGGGacgtggaggaggaggaggaggaggaggaggaggaggaggatATGTATTGA
- a CDS encoding ADL395Cp (Syntenic homolog of Saccharomyces cerevisiae YNL244C (SUI1)): MSIENLKSFDPFADTGDDEASSSNYIHIRIQQRNGRKTLTTVQGIPEEYDLKRILKVLRKDFGCNGNMVKDDEMGEIIQLQGDQRAKVCEFLITQLAIPKKNIKIHGF; this comes from the coding sequence ATGTCTATCGAAAACCTCAAGTCGTTCGACCCCTTTGCTGACACCGGCGACGACGAAGCCTCCTCCTCCAACTACATCCACATCCGTATCCAGCAGAGAAACGGCAGAAAAACGTTGACCACCGTGCAGGGCATCCCCGAGGAGTACGACCTCAAGCGCATCTTGAAGGTCTTGCGGAAGGACTTTGGCTGCAACGGCAACATGGTCAAGGACGACGAGATGGGCGAGATCATCCAGTTGCAGGGCGACCAGAGAGCCAAGGTCTGCGAGTTCCTGATCACGCAGCTGGCGATCCCCAAGAAGAACATCAAGATCCACGGGTTCTAG
- a CDS encoding homeobox domain-containing protein (Non-syntenic homolog of Saccharomyces cerevisiae YCR097W (HMRA1), MATA1; 1-intron) has product MSSIEETAQAIQAICSVLLGERRRTVLPKETKEFLESVFERKRCPNAKERRAIAEKCGLTPIQIRIWFTNKRMRSKTRGARF; this is encoded by the exons ATGTCAAGTATTGAAGAAACAGCTCAAGCAATCCAGGCGATTTGCAGTGTTCTGCTAGGTGAA CGAAGAAGAACAGTGTTACCCAAGGAAACAAAGGAGTTCCTGGAAAGTGTGTTTGAAAGGAAGCGTTGTCCCAACGCCAAAGAAAGACGGGCAATTGCAGAGAAATGCGGGTTAACACCTATACAGATAAGAATATGGTTCACAAATAAGCGAATGCGTTCCAAGACGCGAGGTGCGCGCTTTTAA
- a CDS encoding ADL393Wp (NOHBY421; No homolog in Saccharomyces cerevisiae; Syntenic homolog of Kluyveromyces lactis KLLA0B14575g, MATA2), protein MTRTINLQLPKRTSTYSSNFLKPAGCPKYEFVEGSKKPSRPRNKFIIMRTIFHNSSSKIVSAIWKHSPDQFQKYFQLLAEFEQNWHKHNHSPAAALTDAEAFRVIARSLHPQPRVIKRRQQKKKVKMLCGRFSRIEDVFSSL, encoded by the coding sequence ATGACCAGAACTATTAACCTACAGTTACCCAAGAGAACTTCTACCTACTCGTCCAACTTTCTTAAGCCTGCTGGCTGTCCAAAGTATGAGTTTGTAGAAGGTTCAAAGAAGCCAAGCAGACCAAGAAACAAGTTTATCATCATGAGGACAATTTTCCATAACTCCTCATCCAAGATCGTCAGTGCCATATGGAAGCATTCACCCGACCAGTTTCAAAAATACTTCCAACTTCTCGCCGAGTTCGAGCAAAACTGGCACAAGCACAACCACTcccctgctgctgccctCACCGACGCCGAAGCATTCCGCGTCATCGCACGCTCCCTGCACCCCCAGCCCCGCGTGATAAAAAGGCGGCAGCAGAAAAAAAAAGTGAAAATGTTATGTGGTCGTTTTTCAAGGATTGAAGATGTTTTTAGTTCCCTGTAA
- a CDS encoding ADL393W-Ap (Non-syntenic homolog of Saccharomyces cerevisiae YLR154C (RNH203)), with protein MFLVPCKVRYSGPTAEFQSLNHIRGRKIVGKDILSKFPDSNAYLARPDNVATLNAILNCERDGNDQRLLSELHKFHENLDLNDAIHAST; from the coding sequence ATGTTTTTAGTTCCCTGTAAAGTTCGTTACTCCGGCCCCACCGCCGAATTCCAATCCCTCAACCATATCAGAGGCAGGAAGATTGTTGGTAAAGATATTTTATCCAAATTCCCCGATTCCAACGCTTATTTGGCCCGCCCCGACAACGTGGCAACCCTCAACGCAATCCTCAATTGTGAACGTGACGGCAACGACCAACGGCTCCTTTCTGAGCTCCACAAGTTTCACGAGAATTTAGACCTAAATGATGCCATCCATGCGTCTACGTAA
- the SMN1 gene encoding Smn1p (Syntenic homolog of Saccharomyces cerevisiae YHR202W), whose amino-acid sequence MKFLNIGLLLAGATAAIVPDDVDKDTDSADSISLRELKLGQLNFLHTTDTHGWLGSHVSQPDYDATWGDYVSFAQRFRERVKDKDLILIDSGDKRTGNGLSDLTSPMGLKSSGIFNLQKLDLLTLGNHELYTEDVVRLEYYGTAMEPELSDKYVTSNVEFITEDGDVYPFGNKYRYFETPNQNLRVLAFAFMFDFPWAAKNVRLTPLAEEVKKDWFTQTVEKYPADKLDIIVVFGHLPVTRGENEELLQLHKRLRESYPDTIIQYFGGHTHVRDFVVLDEKATALQSGRYSETVGFLSIDDVAKEKPEFFRSYMDFNLRSFMHHSGYKNIEEFRTKDGEYVNAQIEELREKLGLNTVFGYVPEDYYLDAEPIESPNNIYNFLTNKILPTLRSDAYDETVSRFIMINTGSMRYDLYRGNFTADVEYIVTPYQNDWKYIEVPTKLGGILAAYMNSGKPIFTSIANELPRLSRRDSRCPVITDANLSRGYTTADDAGCTGDDTPHQSTPSYPVPNVVQSVEINEEAGEDGTAHLVFYSFMEKRIVVALNELNILQKVTTKTYSAADVKLYGGPNSRQLLRNYFKSLSY is encoded by the coding sequence ATGAAGTTTTTGAATATTGGTCTTTTGTTAGCTGGTGCCACGGCTGCAATAGTTCCAGATGATGTGGACAAGGACACTGATTCAGCGGATTCCATAAGCTTACGCGAGTTGAAGCTTGGCCAATTAAATTTTTTACATACCACTGATACCCACGGATGGCTAGGATCTCATGTATCACAACCAGACTATGATGCGACTTGGGGTGACTATGTCTCCTTTGCCCAGCGGTTCAGAGAACGAGTGAAAGACAAGGACCTTATTTTGATCGACTCTGGTGACAAACGTACCGGTAATGGTCTCAGTGATCTCACTAGTCCGATGGGTTTGAAGTCAAGCGGTATCTTTAACCTTCAGAAACTTGACTTGTTAACTCTCGGTAATCATGAACTGTATACGGAAGATGTGGTTCGCTTGGAATACTATGGAACAGCAATGGAGCCTGAGCTAAGTGATAAATATGTCACAAGCAATGTGGAATTTATCACAGAAGATGGGGACGTGTATCCGTTCGGCAATAAATATAGGTACTTTGAAACGCCAAACCAGAATCTACGTGTATTGGCGTTCGCATTCATGTTCGATTTTCCGTGGGCTGCTAAAAATGTTAGGTTAACCCCTCTGGCCGAAGAGGTTAAAAAGGACTGGTTCACCCAAACTGTGGAAAAGTACCCCGCTGACAAGCTTGATATTATAGTTGTCTTCGGTCATTTACCAGTCACCCGTGGCGAAAACGAAGAGCTTCTGCAGTTACACAAACGACTAAGGGAATCTTACCCTGACACTATTATCCAGTACTTCGGAGGTCATACTCATGTCAGAGATTTCGTGGTTTTGGACGAAAAAGCGACTGCGTTACAAAGCGGCAGATATTCTGAAACAGTGGGATTCCTATCGATAGATGATGTTGCTAAAGAAAAGCCAGAGTTTTTCAGATCCTATATGGACTTTAACCTGAGATCCTTTATGCACCATTCTGGGTATAAGAACATCGAAGAGTTCCGTACAAAGGACGGAGAATATGTGAACGCACAAATTGAAGAGCTTCGTGAGAAACTCGGGTTAAATACTGTATTTGGATATGTTCCAGAGGATTATTATCTAGATGCAGAACCAATTGAATCTCCAAACAACATCTACAACTTCCTCACCAACAAGATCCTTCCAACGTTGCGCTCCGATGCATATGATGAAACTGTGTCTCGCTTCATCATGATAAACACTGGTTCCATGAGATATGACTTATATAGAGGTAACTTCACGGCCGATGTTGAATACATTGTGACACCGTATCAGAATGATTGGAAATACATAGAAGTACCAACAAAATTGGGAGGAATACTGGCCGCGTACATGAATAGTGGCAAGCCAATCTTCACATCGATTGCGAATGAACTACCTAGACTTTCTCGCAGAGATTCTAGATGCCCAGTAATTACTGATGCGAACCTATCCAGAGGCTACACTACTGCAGACGACGCCGGTTGCACAGGCGACGACACGCCTCACCAATCAACACCATCTTACCCTGTTCCAAATGTAGTACAATCTGTTGAGATTAACgaagaagctggagaagaTGGTACTGCGCACCTAGTCTTTTATAGTTTTATGGAGAAAAGAATTGTGGTCGCACTAAACGAGTTAAACATTTTACAGAAAGTAACAACCAAAACCTATTCAGCAGCTGATGTTAAACTATATGGTGGACCCAACAGTAGGCAATTGCTGAGAAATTATTTCAAGTCTCTTTCCTATTAA
- the RPS4B gene encoding 40S ribosomal protein eS4 (Syntenic homolog of Saccharomyces cerevisiae YHR203C (RPS4B) and YJR145C (RPS4A); 1-intron): MARGPKKHLKRLAAPHHWLLDKLSGCYAPRPSAGPHKLRESLPLIVFLRNRLKYALNGREVKAILMQRHVKVDGKVRTDTTYPAGFMDVITLEATNENFRLVYDVKGRFAVHRITDEEATYKLGKVKRVQLGKKGVPYVVTHDGRTIRYPDPNIKVNDTVKVDLATGKITDFIKFDTGKLVYVTGGRNLGRIGVITHRERHEGGFDLVHIKDSLENTFVTRLNNVFVIGEQGRPWISLPRGKGIKLSIAEERDRRRAQQGL, from the exons ATGGCTAGAGGACC AAAGAAGCACCTGAAGAGATTGGCAGCTCCACACCACTGGTTGTTGGACAAGCTATCCGGCTGTTACGCTCCAAGACCATCCGCTGGTCCACACAAGTTGCGCGAGTCTTTGCCATTGATCGTCTTCTTGAGAAACAGATTAAAGTATGCTTTGAACGGTCGCGAGGTCAAGGCCATCCTAATGCAGCGTCATGTTAAGGTTGACGGTAAGGTCAGAACTGACACTACCTACCCAGCTGGTTTCATGGATGTCATCACTCTAGAGGCTACCAACGAGAACTTCAGATTGGTATACGATGTCAAGGGCAGATTTGCTGTCCACCGTATCACCGATGAGGAGGCTACTTACAAGTTGGGTAAGGTTAAGCGCGTTCAGCTAGGTAAGAAGGGTGTCCCATACGTGGTCACTCACGACGGCAGAACCATCAGATACCCAGACCCAAACATCAAGGTTAACGACACCGTCAAGGTTGACCTTGCTACTGGTAAGATTACCGACTTCATCAAGTTCGACACTGGTAAGTTGGTGTACGTCACCGGTGGCCGTAACTTGGGCCGTATTGGTGTCATCACCCACAGAGAGAGACACGAGGGTGGCTTTGACTTGGTTCACATCAAGGACTCCTTGGAGAACACTTTCGTCACCAGATTGAACAACGTTTTCGTCATCGGTGAGCAAGGTAGACCATGGATCTCCTTGCCAAGGGGTAAGGGTATTAAGTTGTCCATTGCTGAGGAGCGTGACCGTAGAAGAGCTCAACAAGGTTTGTAA
- the MNL1 gene encoding alpha-1,2-mannosidase MNL1 (Syntenic homolog of Saccharomyces cerevisiae YHR204W (MNL1)), whose amino-acid sequence MNWEDILCAIFCSLFFAVVAASELFSPFSFNKYELEHYKNEIRSLFYHGYDQYLQHGYPFDEVRPISCVPNKRNFQDPYDISTNDVLGNFTTTLIDSLTTIAVMGDVDKFLEGVELVNKVIPADFSLNVTVQVFETTIRLVAGLMSAHLYAVDPTKKVYLGSQYDGHLLAKAKKLADRLLPAYLTETGLPVPRVNLANGLEGVPEELLQENNAAASASPMLEFTMLSYLTFDEKYRLIARYAFNKTWSLRSDLNLLPMSFNPHTEDVYHPMTGVGASIDSFYEYAIKGSILFDDSDLHSVWETAYYALSVYSKSDWFFQNVHTATGDIVTPWIDSLSMFFPMLQVLHGDIADAELKNLMSLKLWNTYGGIPERWLFTTLYKKQQVTVNDTVQLEWYPLRPEFVESTYSLYRATKDAFYLNIGRSILQALSTRFKTKCGFAGIQNVITGEPHDRMESFVLGETLKYLYLLFDVSNELHTQKRTNQIFSTEAHPLWLTASMKARYEKNKYCENDVYIQNLRRLQELDQLKSRANSSTAEEAMIPAPDFKTEDSEESLKDRVAAPILEASHVEYDHVRGTCRPLRRNKSAFYDSHLLNHFHRLFEIDYRYNVTLLRPHWMRSQHAIELESGFYRRWSTAAAQSQLATNTVSLELILDGANRPLFPPQSTRDCFYRYFPALRCSRLRVERITPNATSSYGLQVAPAAFCGLSYESIAGPACDRSLPEFLLLTAVDGQAIAQEEVVLVDYEDLFGPHALHLKHVLGYNAQHQLLLNCVPVVNVYVQWSGHAAKAHFGSCRTAALHNPAQDFQCSPLHNRID is encoded by the coding sequence ATGAATTGGGAAGACATCTTATGTGCCATATTTTGCTCTTTATTCTTTGCAGTAGTTGCAGCCTCGGAGCTGTTTTCACCCTTCTCCTTCAACAAATATGAGCTAGAGCATTACAAAAACGAGATCCGCTCTCTCTTCTATCATGGATACGACCAATACCTACAGCATGGATATCCATTTGATGAGGTCAGGCCCATATCATGCGTCCCCAACAAGCGAAACTTTCAAGATCCCTACGACATCAGTACGAATGATGTCCTAGGCAACTTCACGACCACGCTTATTGACTCATTGACTACCATTGCAGTCATGGGAGACGTAGACAAATTCCTGGAGGGAGTAGAGCTGGTGAACAAGGTAATACCTGCAGATTTTTCACTAAATGTCACGGTGCAGGTGTTTGAGACGACGATCAGGCTTGTTGCCGGCCTCATGTCAGCGCATTTATATGCTGTGGACCCCACCAAGAAAGTTTACCTCGGCTCGCAATATGATGGCCACCTGCTCGCCAAGGCAAAGAAGCTAGCGGACCGACTACTTCCGGCCTATTTAACAGAAACTGGTCTACCCGTTCCACGCGTTAACCTAGCTAACGGGCTGGAAGGAGTTCCGGAAGAGCTACTGCAAGAAAACAATGCTGCTGCAAGCGCCTCACCGATGCTTGAGTTCACAATGCTTTCGTATCTGACGTTTGATGAAAAGTATCGGCTGATCGCTCGGTATGCCTTTAACAAGACCTGGTCGCTTCGGAGTGACCTCAACCTTCTCCCAATGTCTTTTAATCCGCATACGGAAGATGTCTATCATCCTATGACTGGTGTTGGGGCTTCAATTGACTCCTTCTACGAATATGCCATAAAAGGCTCCATTCTTTTTGACGACTCTGATCTCCATAGTGTATGGGAAACGGCATATTATGCTTTATCCGTCTATTCGAAATCTGATTGGTTCTTTCAGAACGTCCATACTGCAACCGGTGATATTGTAACGCCCTGGATCGATTCCCTGAGCATGTTTTTCCCTATGCTGCAGGTTTTACATGGTGACATTGCGGATGCCGAACTAAAGAACCTTATGTCTTTGAAACTCTGGAACACTTACGGCGGAATTCCTGAACGCTGGCTATTCACTACTCTCTACAAGAAACAGCAAGTTACCGTAAATGATACCGTGCAGCTCGAGTGGTATCCTTTACGGCCAGAGTTTGTAGAATCAACCTATTCCCTTTACAGGGCCACTAAAGACGCATTTTATCTGAATATCGGACGAAGCATCCTCCAGGCTCTATCAACGCGCTTTAAAACGAAATGTGGGTTTGCGGGCATACAAAACGTCATAACGGGAGAGCCACATGATAGGATGGAATCGTTCGTTTTGGGCGAGACCTTAAAATATCTCTATCTCCTCTTTGACGTATCCAATGAATTGCATACACAAAAACGCACTAACCAAATATTTAGCACTGAGGCGCATCCACTGTGGTTGACTGCCTCGATGAAGGCTCGCTACGAAAAGAACAAGTACTGTGAAAACGACGTGTATATACAGAACTTGCGTCGCCTACAGGAGCTTGACCAGCTGAAAAGCCGTGCCAATTCATCCACTGCAGAGGAAGCCATGATACCAGCTCCAGATTTCAAAACAGAAGACTCCGAGGAGTCTTTGAAGGACCGCGTTGCAGCGCCAATACTAGAGGCCTCACACGTAGAATACGACCACGTTCGTGGAACATGCAGACCTCTCCGCCGCAACAAATCCGCCTTCTATGACTCGCACCTGCTGAACCATTTCCACCGCCTCTTTGAGATCGACTACCGTTACAATGTCACGCTGCTGCGTCCGCACTGGATGCGAAGCCAGCACGCGATAGAGCTGGAGAGCGGGTTTTATCGCCGCTGGAGCACGGCTGCCGCACAGTCGCAGCTGGCCACGAATACGGTCTCGCTAGAGCTCATTTTGGATGGCGCAAACCGCCCGCTCTTTCCCCCGCAGTCGACCCGTGACTGTTTCTACCGCTACTTTCCAGCCTTGCGATGCTCCCGCCTCCGGGTCGAGCGCATCACCCCCAACGCCACATCATCCTACGGGCTGCAAGTCGCGCCGGCAGCTTTCTGCGGCCTGTCCTACGAAAGCATCGCCGGGCCCGCCTGCGACCGTAGCCTTCCCGAATTTCTGCTGCTTACCGCCGTGGACGGCCAGGCCATCGCACAAGAGGAAGTGGTTCTCGTGGACTACGAAGATCTTTTCGGGCCTCACGCCCTGCATCTGAAACACGTACTCGGCTACAATGCGCAGCACCAACTCCTGCTCAACTGCGTTCCTGTCGTGAACGTCTACGTTCAGTGGAGCGGCCACGCCGCCAAGGCGCACTTTGGCAGCTGCCGAACTGCTGCCTTACATAATCCAGCCCAAGATTTTCAATGCAGCCCTTTACATAACCGGATAGATTGA